In one Lolium rigidum isolate FL_2022 chromosome 3, APGP_CSIRO_Lrig_0.1, whole genome shotgun sequence genomic region, the following are encoded:
- the LOC124701945 gene encoding zinc transporter 8-like yields MKPSAAVLLAAVVALLLVSTVRGADDDDCGSPESAAHDRARAKPLKIAAFFSILVCGALGCSLPVLGRRVPALRPDGDIFFLVKAFAAGVILATGFIHILPDAFENLTSPCLPDSGPWKHFPFAGLGAMVGAIGTLVVDTLATGYFTRAHLKKDAATGGGSAAVVDEEKQAAAAAAAAASEEGGEHLHVLHTHATHGHAHGSAALVAAVGGSEDEKDTVRHRVISQVLELGIVVHSVIIGISLGASHDPDTIKPLVVALSFHQMFEGMGLGGCIVQAKFRARSIVTMILFFCLTTPVGILVGMGISRVYNENSPTALVVEGSLNSVAAGILVYMALVDLLAEDFMNPKVQSRGKLQLGINISMLLGAGLMSMLAKWA; encoded by the exons ATGAAGCCGAGCGCCGCCGTGCTCCTCGCCGCCGTCGTGGCGCTGCTCTTGGTCTCCACAGTGCGtggcgccgacgacgacgactgtGGGTCACCAGAATCGGCGGCGCACGATCGCGCGCGGGCGAAGCCTCTCAAGATCGCGGCTTTCTTCTCCATCTTGGTCTGCGGCGCGCTGGGTTGCTCCCTGCCCGTGCTGGGGCGGCGCGTGCCCGCGCTCCGGCCCGACGGCGACATCTTCTTCCTGGTCAAGGCGTTCGCGGCGGGGGTGATCCTCGCCACAGGGTTCATCCACATCCTACCCGACGCGTTCGAGAACCTCACGTCGCCCTGCCTGCCTGACAGCGGTCCGTGGAAGCACTTCCCGTTCGCAGGGCTCGGCGCCATGGTCGGCGCCATCGGCACGCTCGTCGTCGACACCCTCGCCACTGGGTACTTCACGCGCGCACACCTGAAAAAGGACGCTGCAACAGGGGGCGGCAGCGCTGCTGTCGTGGACGAGGAGAAACaggccgctgctgctgccgccgccgccgccagcgaggAAGGTGGGGAGCACTTGCACGTCCTGCACACCCACGCGACGCACGGGCACGCGCACGGGTCGGCGGCGCTCGTCGCGGCTGTTGGCGGCTCCGAGGACGAAAAGGACACGGTCCGGCACCGCGTAATCTCTCAG GTGCTTGAACTGGGTATCGTGGTTCATTCAGTGATCATCGGCATCTCCCTCGGTGCGTCTCACGATCCGGACACCATCAAACCTCTTGTGGTCGCCTTGAGCTTCCACCAGATGTTCGAGGGCATGGGTCTTGGTGGCTGCATAGTTCAG GCAAAATTCAGGGCGAGGTCCATCGTGACCATGATCCTCTTCTTCTGTCTAACGACGCCGGTGGGCATCCTCGTCGGCATGGGCATATCGCGGGTGTACAACGAGAACAGCCCGACAGCGTTGGTGGTTGAGGGCAGTCTCAACTCGGTGGCTGCTGGGATCCTCGTGTACATGGCCCTCGTCGACCTCCTCGCTGAGGATTTCATGAACCCCAAGGTGCAGAGCAGGGGGAAGCTGCAGCTCGGCATCAACATCTCCATGCTGCTCGGGGCAGGCCTCATGTCCATGCTCGCCAAATGGGCGTAG